A region of the Nitrososphaerota archaeon genome:
GCAGTCCAAGACTTTGACACTGCCGTAATTTTGGGCCCAAACCACTGGGGAATTGGATGCAATATTGCCACGATGAGGGATTGTTATTGGGAGACCCCGCTAGGCCAAGTAGAAGTCGATTCAGATGGAGCAAAACAAATCAACGAAATTTCAAAAATAATTGAAATCGATTATTTTTCACATACACGAGAGCATAGCATCGAGGTTCAGGTGCCAATGCTAATGCAGTTTTACAAAAAGCCATTCAAAATATTGCCCATCATTCTAAATGATCAGGACCATGAATACATGCAGGAAGTGGGCAATGCCGTTGCCAAGCTTGCAAAAATAAGAAAGACCATCATAATTGGCTCATCCGACTTTACACATTATGAGTCAAACGAGTTTGCATACGAGCAGGACAAGGCACTCATCGAACCGATACTGAAATTAGATGTGGAAAAATTCTATAAAACATTGAATGAAAGGAGGGTAAGTGCGTGCGGATATGGAGCAATTGCCTCAACTATGATTGCATGCAAGGAACTGGGAGCAACACAAGGAAGACTACTCAAGTATGCAACAAGTGGCGATATTGCCGGAGACAAGAGCTCCGTTGTCGGATACGCATCAATCGTGTTTAGTTGAAGTCAATAGCGACTGCTCCTGCCAAAGTAATCTTGTTTGGCGAGCACTTTATTGTGTATGGTGGAAAGGCCATTTTGTGTGCAATAGACAAAAAAATAACAGTAGAATCAGAGCTTGTTAATTCCGGTACAATCGAGATAGATTCTGCACTTGGAACTATTTCCATACCAAAAAATGAGCCGATCAAAAATGTCGATGCGACGTTTAGGCCGGTGGTTTTTGTCGCCCAAAAAATCCTACAAAAATTCAATTCCAAATCTGGACTCAAAACAACAATACGATCAGAGATTCCGCCCGGTGTCGGCCTTGGTTCGTCGTCTGCGTGTTGTGTTGCCGCAACAAGCTCAATTTCTGGCCTTTTTGCAAAATTTTCCAAAGAGGAAATACTAGACATGGCACTGGAAGCAGAAAAGACGGTCTTTGAGAATGCTTCTGGTGCAGACACCGCAAGCTGCACCTTTGGCGGAATAATGGAGTACACAAAACAAGGAACAAAAAATCTGAATCTTGCACCCAAGTTTCAGCTAGTCATTGCCAATTCTAAGATGGTTCATTCTACCAGCGAGGTAGTATCGCGAGTAAAACAATTTAAGGAAAAACATCCCGACGAGTTTTCACTTCTCTGCCAGAACGAATCGGCGTTGATTGAAGCGTCATTGGAGGCCTTGAAGACAAACGATCTTGAAAAGATAGGTGAGAAAATGATCCTAAACCAAGCACACCTACAAAAAATAGGTGTGTCAAACCAAACCTTGGATTCAATGGTGCAATCAGTCAAAAACACATCCTATGGTGCAAAGTTGACTGGCGCCGGAGACGGTGGATGTATCGTGGTACTAGTTGACGAGTCCAATCTGAAGTACACACTTGATACACTATCCAAGTACGAATGCTTTGCAACAAAAATAGACACCGCCGGCGTCGAGCAAAAAGTATAGGCCCACTCAATACTTTTTAACTGACGCCATTTCTGAGGTCAATTATGATTCTCATCAAGCTTGGAGGCTCCATCATAACCAACAAGAAAAGACCTCTTTCTCCAAGAACAAAGACCATAGACGGCATTACAAGACATCTCAAAAAGATCTCAGAGCCCTTTATCATAGTACACGGCGGGGGATCTTTTGGCCATTATTGGTCTGTCAAATATGACATGCACACAAGACCTGCAAAATACGACTACCACGGTGTTGCCATAGTCAAAAACTCAATGATTCAGCTAAACAAGATAATTCTGGATTCCTTTGTAAAAAATAAGCTAAATCCATACTGCCTTCCACCAACTGACTTTATGGTAGGAAACAGGCCAATCACACCAAAGGTAAAAGAAGTCAAAAAAATTGCAGAGTCCAATTTGGTTCCAGTAACATTTGGCGATGCGTTGTGGTACGGCCAGAAAAAATCATACATCCTATCAGGAGACAGAATTATGAGCATTCTGGCAAAAACATTACGCCCAAGGCTCTCAATATTTGTCCTAAATGTGGACGGTTTGTATTACGATTTTAAGACAAAACGACTAATCCACGACATGAGGGATCAACAGGCATCAATACAAGACATACCAATGGATGTCACAGGCGGCATGAAGCGTAAAGTCGAAGAGGCAACCAAAATTTCCAAGATGGGATTAAAAGTCTTTTTTGTAAACGGAAACAAGCCGCAAAGAATAGTCGATTCTATTCAAAAAAGCAAGTTTGAGGGGACAGTATTTCGATAGAGACATGGCAGAAGAATTTCTTATCCTAGTTGATAGTAACGATAATCCAATAGGCACAGAGGAAAAGGTAAAGTGTCACCTTCCAAACGGCAAGCTCCACCGTGCATTTACGGTATTGCTCTTTGACAAAGACCATAGACTCTTACTTACAAGAAGGAGTGAAAGCAAGATGCTCTGGCCAGGAGACTGGGACGGCACGGTCGCAAGTCATCCAAGAAAGACAGAGACCTATGTGTCATCTGCAGAGAGAAGACTCCCAGAGGAAATTGGTGCCCAGTCCCAGCTTGACTATCTCTTCAAGTTCGAGTATCATGTTCCATACAAAGGTGTTGGATCGGAAAATGAGATCTGCGGTACACTAATCGGCCAAGTCTCAGATGATTTTCAAATGAAACTTGTCAAAGACGAAATCAGCGAAATAAAGTGGGTAGACGAAAAGGAATTGCTCTCAGATATTGAGAAGAACCCTCAGATTTATTGTCCGTGGATGCTAGTTGCCCTGTATTTTCTGTATGCATCAGATGAGGCAATGATTCAAAAACACAAACCAGTCTTTGACAAATGGATGAAACCGGAACTCAAGCATGTGTTGGAAAAATCACTCAAATACCACTTTCCCACAAACAACTGGAGGCTACTAAACTAATGGTGAAGACACTCCCGAGCACTGCAAAAAAGATCAATTCCTATCTAAAGTCAAATCTGGACGGCAGACCGGATGTTTTGTACAAGGCAGGAGCTCACCTAATTGTCAATGGCGGCAAGCGACTTCGTCCATATCTAGTATTGAAAAGCTGCCAAATGCTTGGTGGTTCTACAAAAGACGCACTTCCAGCAGCTGCTGCAATAGAAATGGTTCACAATTTTACTTTGGTTCACGACGATATCATGGATAATGATGAGATGCGACACGGTGTTCCAACTGTGCACACTAGATTTGGCATGCCGCTTGCAATACTTGCAGGAGACGTTTTGTTTTCAAAGGCATTTGAGATGGTTTCCACAGATAGTGTAAGAAATCCGCAGGTGTCATCAGGTCTTGTTGCAAGGCTTGCCAAGGCGTGCGTCGACGTGTGCGAAGGTCAAGTCCTTGACATCAAGATGGCAGAGGGAAAAAAGATCCCAACCGAGGCAGAATACATCACCATGATAGAAAAAAAGACATCTGCCCTTTTTGAGGTATCCTGCGCAATGGGTGCAATTTGTGCCAAAAAGCCGCACGACGTTGCAAACTTAGCATCATTTGGAAAAAACCTAGGCGTTTCATTTCAGATAACAGATGACTATATTGGAGTCTTGGGCGACCCCAAGATCACAAAAAAACCAGTAGGAAACGACCTGCGAGAGGGAAAGAAATCCCTGCCAATACTACTTTCAATACAAAAGGCTCACCCAAGTTCCAAGAAAATAATCCTTAACGCATTTGGAAATCCAAGGGCCGCAAAATCTGACATTTCAAAGGCAATAGAAGTTATGCGCGACCTGCACATAGAGCAAGAGGTAAGAAAGGTAGCACTGGATTACGCGCAAAAGGCAAAGGACTCTTTAGCAAAATATTCAGGTCCTGCAAAATCAGAAATGATTACGCTTTTGGATTTTGTTGTAACTAGGAGCCTGTAGATTGAGTGAGCAAGTAAGAGACAATATACTAAAGGCAGCACTACAAAACGCACTAGAGCACGGCAAAACCCAGGATAAAATAGTCCTAGGCAAAATTCTTGGAACAGAGCCGTCGCTTCGAACTCAGGTAAAGGAAATAATGCCATCCATAATCGAGATAGTAAATTCCGTAAACCAAATGTCGCAGGATCAAATCAAAAGGCAGATCCAGGATAGATTCCCAGACCTACTAGTAGAAAAACCAAAAAAACAAGAAGAGCGAGAAGGCTTGCCCCCACTCGAGGGTGCAGAGCACGGCAGAGTAGTAACGAGATTCCCCCCAGAGCCGAACGGATATCCGCATATTGGACACGCAAAGGCAGCCATAATCGATGAGGAATACGCCAAGATGTATGGCGGCAAGCTAATTTTGCGATTTGACGATACAAACCCAGAAGCCGAACGGCTGGAATATTACGCGGCAATCAAGGTTGGCCTTGACTGGCTTGAGGTAAAGTATGATCGAGTAAAGAACACATCGGATGACGTAGAACTACTCTACAAAAAATGTCAAGAGATGCTAGATGGCAACTATGCATATGTCTGCACGTGCAAACAAGAGACAATCTCTGCAAACAGGCGAGAGATGAAGCCATGCAAGTGCAGTATGGGCGAGCTTGAGCAAAACAAGGACAGATGGGATAAAATGTTTTCAAAATACGGACAAGGTGACGCCATAGTTCGATTCCGAGGAAATATGAGCTCAGAAAATACTGTGATGCGCGATCCAGTAATGTTTAGAATCATAGAAACAAAGCACCCGCTGCTTGGCGACAAGTACAGGGTCTGGCCAAGCTACGACTTTGCAGTGGCAATTGAGGACAGCATTGATGGGGTTACACATGCGTTTAGGACCAAGGAATATGAGCTGAGAAACGAGTTGTACTATACCATTTTGGATCTGCTAAAGATGAGAAAGCCAAAGGTAATCGAGTTCTCAAGGCTTGGCTTTGAGGGGATGCCAGTATCCAAGAGAGTTTTGCGACCATTAATTGAGGACGGCAAGGTCTCCGGGTATGATGATCCAAGGCTTCCAACGCTAGAGGCACTAAAAAGACGTGGAATAAGACAGGATGCAATTAGAAAATTCGTACTGTCGCTAGGATTTACAAAGGCAGACACACTAGCGCCGTTTGAAACCCTAGAGTCGTTTAACCGCAAAATAGTCGACCCGGAAAGCATACGACTTCACATGGTCAAAAATCCGGCCTCAATTAAGATCAAGGACTTACCATCAAGTACAATCACCATACCAAATCATCCGACCAAAGACATGGGCAAGCGCATGATAGAGCATGATGGTGGATTTTACGTAGAGTCAGAGGACGTAGATAAGCTAAAACCGGGTGATGCGATTCGTTTTATGGGCCTAGGCAATGTCAAAATAACAAGCCAGTCTCCACTGGAAGGTCAATATGTCGGAGATGAGCTTGGAACAGACATTCCCAAAGTTCACTGGGTCGCACAAAAAAATGTGCAGAAAATCAAGGTCCTCATTCCAAGCCAGCTCTTCATTGGTGAGGAATTTAATGCATCAAGCCTTCAGGAGATCAACGTTTTTACAGAACCCCACTATAACGAGCTAAAAGAGGGAAAGGAAATACAATTCGTAAGATTCGGATATTGCAGAAAGGATTCTATGCTGCAAGCAATTTACACACACAGGTGAGAAAACAATGAAGATTGGCAGATTTTTGATTGCAGGTAAGGAGACTTATGGATTTGTCAGGGACGGACAAATTGCAACAAAAGAAGAAATCATATCAAAAACAGGAATCCCAATTCCCTTATTAATTAAGGAATTTTTGTTTGACGGTTGGTATAAAGAAGTCGTATCGCAAAACCCCAAGCTGGATTATTCCGTAAAGTTATCTGATGCAAAGATCTTGGCTCCAATCCCAAATCCGCCAAAGGTGATCTGCCTTGCATTCAACTATGTGGATCACGCAAAAGAGCAGAACCTCACTCCTCCGACAGATCCCGCAATAGTGATAATTCCAAGGACTACTCTAAATGGCACGAATTCCGAGATTATCTGCCCTAGTTTTGTAAAGCAATTGGACTATGAAGTAGAGCTTGCAATTATCATATCCAAAGACTGCAAAAACATACAAGAAAAAGACGCAATGGACTCTATTTTTGGGTACATGGTCTTCAATGACGTATCGGCAAGGGACATCCAGGCACAAGACAAGCAGTTTGGGCGAGCAAAAGGATTCGACACATTTGCTCCGTGCGGACCATGGATTACAACTGCAGATGAAATCCCAGACCCGCAGAATCTCAAAATGACCACAAAGGTAAACGGAGTTTTGCGCCAAAATTCAAACACCACAAACATGTTCATAAAAATCCCATCAATTGTCGCAAAACTAAGCAGGGTGATGACGCTAGAGTGCGGAGACATCATATCTACTGGAACTCCAGCCGGGGTGATGTTAAACAAGCCAGATGCAATATTCCTTAAGGACGGGGATAAAATAGAGATGGAAATAGAAAAAATAGGTAAGCTGGAAAATACTGTCCGATTCGTGCACTAGATTTTTAAGAAATACCAAAACATCACAGAATAATGGGCAAAATCATCGTGGGCAAGACATCAGATATTCCACCAGGAAAGATGACGAAGGTAACCGCGGACGGACGAGAGATCCTAGTTGTAAATATTGATGGGAATTATTTTGCCTGTGATGACACATGCACACATGCAGGAGCAAGTCTTTCGGAAGGAGTCTTGGAGGGTGGAATTATCACGTGTGGGTGGCATGGCGCCAAATTCAACTGCATGAGCGGCAAGCTGGAAAAATTTCCAGCCAAAATCAAAGACCTAAAGTCACATAGAACAATAATAGAATCAGACAATGTTTTTGTGGAGTTCTAGGGTGTAGACTTTAAAACTAGTGTAAATATTACAAAATTTGAACATGGTAGACAAAAAGGCTCAAAACCAAAAATCACTCGAAATGGCAATCCAGACGCTGACACAGGTTGCCTCAAGTCCTACCACACCAAAGAACATCAAAAAGAATCTGACAGACTTGATTACCAATCTTAAGGCAGGCCAAGACCCAGTCTCCATTAGAGCTGCAAACGCAATATCCCAAATTGATGACGTTACGCAAGACCCGAATCTGCCTTCATACGTGCGAGTTACGCTGTGGCAAGCAGTATCAACTCTAGAGAGTATTAGGGATTAAATTTCCCCAAAGCGTATTTTCAGTGTGAAAATAGAAGAATACATTTCGTCATTGCCAGATTCAATAATTTCAGGCCAAGAAGTTCAGCTATTAGATGATTCATTGCGAGAGATTTTCAAGTTTGCAGGCCTTGGTGCAAACGATATCTTCTATCACTTGGGATGTGGAACAGGGAACAGCCTGCAAATAGCTGCAAAAGAATTTGGAGCCAGAGCAGTCGGAATCGATAACAACCGGGAAAAAATCTCACAGATAAAAAAAGATCCAATGATTACATCATTTCACCAAGACATAACGGATGCAGACATGCCAGATGCAACAATAATCCTGTTTTGGTTCTCCGATGAGGCCATAATTGCA
Encoded here:
- a CDS encoding MEMO1 family protein, encoding MRIRTPAVAGMFYPKEKSKLEQSINNSISSEFGIGQIHQKKEKIYGAICPHAGYMYSGPVATHSFGSIAVQDFDTAVILGPNHWGIGCNIATMRDCYWETPLGQVEVDSDGAKQINEISKIIEIDYFSHTREHSIEVQVPMLMQFYKKPFKILPIILNDQDHEYMQEVGNAVAKLAKIRKTIIIGSSDFTHYESNEFAYEQDKALIEPILKLDVEKFYKTLNERRVSACGYGAIASTMIACKELGATQGRLLKYATSGDIAGDKSSVVGYASIVFS
- the mvk gene encoding mevalonate kinase, translated to MKSIATAPAKVILFGEHFIVYGGKAILCAIDKKITVESELVNSGTIEIDSALGTISIPKNEPIKNVDATFRPVVFVAQKILQKFNSKSGLKTTIRSEIPPGVGLGSSSACCVAATSSISGLFAKFSKEEILDMALEAEKTVFENASGADTASCTFGGIMEYTKQGTKNLNLAPKFQLVIANSKMVHSTSEVVSRVKQFKEKHPDEFSLLCQNESALIEASLEALKTNDLEKIGEKMILNQAHLQKIGVSNQTLDSMVQSVKNTSYGAKLTGAGDGGCIVVLVDESNLKYTLDTLSKYECFATKIDTAGVEQKV
- a CDS encoding gamma-glutamyl kinase, which translates into the protein MILIKLGGSIITNKKRPLSPRTKTIDGITRHLKKISEPFIIVHGGGSFGHYWSVKYDMHTRPAKYDYHGVAIVKNSMIQLNKIILDSFVKNKLNPYCLPPTDFMVGNRPITPKVKEVKKIAESNLVPVTFGDALWYGQKKSYILSGDRIMSILAKTLRPRLSIFVLNVDGLYYDFKTKRLIHDMRDQQASIQDIPMDVTGGMKRKVEEATKISKMGLKVFFVNGNKPQRIVDSIQKSKFEGTVFR
- a CDS encoding isopentenyl-diphosphate Delta-isomerase, producing MAEEFLILVDSNDNPIGTEEKVKCHLPNGKLHRAFTVLLFDKDHRLLLTRRSESKMLWPGDWDGTVASHPRKTETYVSSAERRLPEEIGAQSQLDYLFKFEYHVPYKGVGSENEICGTLIGQVSDDFQMKLVKDEISEIKWVDEKELLSDIEKNPQIYCPWMLVALYFLYASDEAMIQKHKPVFDKWMKPELKHVLEKSLKYHFPTNNWRLLN
- a CDS encoding polyprenyl synthetase family protein, with the protein product MVKTLPSTAKKINSYLKSNLDGRPDVLYKAGAHLIVNGGKRLRPYLVLKSCQMLGGSTKDALPAAAAIEMVHNFTLVHDDIMDNDEMRHGVPTVHTRFGMPLAILAGDVLFSKAFEMVSTDSVRNPQVSSGLVARLAKACVDVCEGQVLDIKMAEGKKIPTEAEYITMIEKKTSALFEVSCAMGAICAKKPHDVANLASFGKNLGVSFQITDDYIGVLGDPKITKKPVGNDLREGKKSLPILLSIQKAHPSSKKIILNAFGNPRAAKSDISKAIEVMRDLHIEQEVRKVALDYAQKAKDSLAKYSGPAKSEMITLLDFVVTRSL
- a CDS encoding glutamate--tRNA ligase — translated: MSEQVRDNILKAALQNALEHGKTQDKIVLGKILGTEPSLRTQVKEIMPSIIEIVNSVNQMSQDQIKRQIQDRFPDLLVEKPKKQEEREGLPPLEGAEHGRVVTRFPPEPNGYPHIGHAKAAIIDEEYAKMYGGKLILRFDDTNPEAERLEYYAAIKVGLDWLEVKYDRVKNTSDDVELLYKKCQEMLDGNYAYVCTCKQETISANRREMKPCKCSMGELEQNKDRWDKMFSKYGQGDAIVRFRGNMSSENTVMRDPVMFRIIETKHPLLGDKYRVWPSYDFAVAIEDSIDGVTHAFRTKEYELRNELYYTILDLLKMRKPKVIEFSRLGFEGMPVSKRVLRPLIEDGKVSGYDDPRLPTLEALKRRGIRQDAIRKFVLSLGFTKADTLAPFETLESFNRKIVDPESIRLHMVKNPASIKIKDLPSSTITIPNHPTKDMGKRMIEHDGGFYVESEDVDKLKPGDAIRFMGLGNVKITSQSPLEGQYVGDELGTDIPKVHWVAQKNVQKIKVLIPSQLFIGEEFNASSLQEINVFTEPHYNELKEGKEIQFVRFGYCRKDSMLQAIYTHR
- a CDS encoding fumarylacetoacetate hydrolase family protein, which encodes MKIGRFLIAGKETYGFVRDGQIATKEEIISKTGIPIPLLIKEFLFDGWYKEVVSQNPKLDYSVKLSDAKILAPIPNPPKVICLAFNYVDHAKEQNLTPPTDPAIVIIPRTTLNGTNSEIICPSFVKQLDYEVELAIIISKDCKNIQEKDAMDSIFGYMVFNDVSARDIQAQDKQFGRAKGFDTFAPCGPWITTADEIPDPQNLKMTTKVNGVLRQNSNTTNMFIKIPSIVAKLSRVMTLECGDIISTGTPAGVMLNKPDAIFLKDGDKIEMEIEKIGKLENTVRFVH
- a CDS encoding non-heme iron oxygenase ferredoxin subunit, translating into MGKIIVGKTSDIPPGKMTKVTADGREILVVNIDGNYFACDDTCTHAGASLSEGVLEGGIITCGWHGAKFNCMSGKLEKFPAKIKDLKSHRTIIESDNVFVEF